The following coding sequences lie in one Spirosoma sp. KUDC1026 genomic window:
- the uvrB gene encoding excinuclease ABC subunit UvrB, whose translation MNFNITSEFRPTGDQPVAIEKLTAGLKEGEPSQVLLGVTGSGKTFTVANVIAQLNRPTLILSHNKTLAAQLYGEFKQFFPDNAVEYFISYYDYYQPEAFIATTNTYIEKDLAINEEIDKLRLSATSALMSGRRDVIVVASVSCIYGMGNPEEFKRNVVRIGVGEQMSRNQFLHQLVGILYSRTEGDFQRGNFRVKGDTVDLYVAYADFAYRVIFFGDEIETIQRIDPSTGKKISEERLVTIFPANLFVTGRDTLNNAIHEIQDDLVAQIRYFESEFREQEASRIQERTEFDLEMMRELGYCSGIENYSRYFDRRQPGQRPFCLLDYFPDDFLLVVDESHVTIPQIRAMWGGDRSRKTALVDYGFRLPSAMDNRPLTFQEFEDLSGQTIYVSATPSDYELRKSEGVVVEQLIRPTGLLDPEIEVRPSLNQIDDLLESIDARIKNNERVLVTTLTKRMAEELTKYLERVGIKTRYIHSEVKTLDRVEILRDLRLGNFDVLVGVNLLREGLDLPEVSLVAIMDADKEGFLRDIRSLIQTIGRAARNANGKVIMYADTITGSMQKAIEETNRRRAIQMEYNTDHGIVPQTVLKSREAIMGQTKVADSKAKQYYVEPEDIRIAADPVVQYMGKNDLEKVINETQAKMERAAKDLDFLEAARLRDELFQLRDKLKKEMA comes from the coding sequence ATGAACTTCAACATAACTTCAGAATTTCGGCCAACCGGCGATCAGCCCGTAGCCATTGAGAAGCTAACGGCGGGTCTCAAAGAGGGCGAACCGTCGCAGGTATTGCTCGGGGTAACGGGTAGCGGTAAGACGTTCACCGTTGCCAATGTGATTGCTCAGCTCAACCGTCCCACCCTGATCCTGAGCCACAACAAAACGCTGGCCGCCCAGCTCTACGGCGAATTCAAGCAGTTTTTCCCCGATAACGCCGTCGAGTATTTTATCTCCTACTACGACTATTATCAGCCCGAAGCGTTCATCGCCACGACCAATACGTACATCGAGAAAGATCTGGCGATCAACGAAGAAATCGACAAATTACGTCTGTCGGCTACGTCAGCCCTGATGAGTGGACGGCGCGATGTCATTGTGGTCGCGTCGGTGTCGTGTATTTATGGCATGGGCAACCCCGAAGAATTCAAGCGGAATGTCGTACGCATCGGGGTTGGCGAGCAGATGAGCCGGAATCAGTTCCTGCACCAACTGGTTGGTATTCTCTACAGCCGCACCGAGGGGGATTTCCAGCGGGGAAATTTCCGGGTCAAAGGAGACACCGTCGATCTCTACGTTGCCTACGCAGACTTTGCGTACCGGGTTATTTTCTTCGGCGACGAGATTGAAACCATTCAGCGCATCGACCCATCGACGGGGAAGAAGATTTCCGAAGAGCGGTTGGTTACGATTTTCCCGGCAAACCTTTTCGTGACGGGTCGCGATACGCTGAATAATGCCATTCATGAGATTCAGGATGACTTGGTCGCCCAGATCCGGTATTTCGAATCAGAGTTCCGGGAGCAGGAAGCGTCCCGGATTCAGGAACGTACCGAGTTCGATCTGGAAATGATGCGCGAGTTGGGGTACTGCTCGGGTATTGAGAATTACTCCCGCTACTTCGACCGTCGCCAGCCTGGTCAGCGGCCGTTCTGCCTGCTCGATTATTTCCCGGACGATTTCCTACTGGTTGTCGACGAAAGCCACGTAACGATTCCGCAGATTCGGGCGATGTGGGGCGGTGACCGCTCCCGCAAAACGGCGCTGGTTGACTACGGTTTCCGACTGCCATCTGCTATGGACAACCGACCGTTGACCTTCCAGGAGTTTGAAGATTTGTCGGGTCAGACCATTTACGTATCGGCTACTCCGTCTGATTACGAGTTACGCAAGAGCGAAGGCGTTGTGGTTGAGCAGCTTATCCGCCCAACGGGCTTACTTGATCCCGAAATTGAGGTACGGCCCAGCTTGAATCAGATTGATGACCTGCTCGAATCCATTGATGCCCGGATCAAGAATAACGAACGGGTCCTGGTGACGACGCTGACCAAGCGAATGGCGGAGGAGTTGACCAAATACCTAGAGCGGGTGGGTATCAAAACCCGCTATATTCACTCCGAAGTCAAAACTCTTGACCGGGTGGAAATCTTACGCGATCTGCGGCTGGGAAATTTCGACGTACTTGTTGGTGTGAACTTGCTACGAGAAGGCCTTGACTTGCCCGAAGTATCGCTGGTAGCGATCATGGACGCCGACAAGGAAGGCTTCCTGCGCGATATCCGATCACTGATTCAGACCATTGGTCGGGCCGCCCGGAACGCCAACGGCAAGGTAATTATGTATGCCGACACTATTACGGGGTCCATGCAGAAGGCCATCGAAGAAACCAACCGTCGCCGGGCTATCCAGATGGAGTACAACACGGATCATGGCATCGTCCCACAAACCGTGCTGAAATCACGCGAAGCCATTATGGGACAAACCAAAGTAGCCGATTCGAAAGCGAAACAGTATTACGTCGAACCCGAAGATATTCGCATCGCTGCTGATCCTGTGGTTCAGTACATGGGTAAAAATGATCTGGAAAAAGTCATCAACGAAACCCAGGCCAAGATGGAACGGGCCGCTAAAGACCTCGACTTCCTCGAAGCCGCCCGTCTACGCGACGAACTGTTTCAGCTACGCGATAAGCTAAAGAAAGAGATGGCGTAG
- a CDS encoding alpha/beta hydrolase, with amino-acid sequence MFVRSLLINLLLLLVLIDVSAQSRRRQKLTTPQETGPVPVVTPPQIRLLESMQLNSSLLNRPVKYSIYLPPDYYVSNRRYPVVYLLHGYGDNETSWVQFGEANRIADELIQSGELPPMIIVMPDAGASWYINDYQSKVRYEDMFVQEFIAHVDSMYRTRPQREYRALSGLSMGGYGSLVLAMHHPDLFSSCAALSAAVRTDETFAAVPDERYNTVYGPVFSGPVKGENRLTLTWKRNSPIVLARSAPENDLKRVRWYLDCGDDDALSMGNAVLHLAFLERKVVHEYRARDGAHTWPYWRSGLPDALKFIGEGFRR; translated from the coding sequence ATGTTTGTGCGAAGTTTACTCATAAATCTTTTACTGTTGCTGGTGCTGATCGACGTATCGGCACAGTCACGTCGACGTCAGAAACTGACAACTCCTCAGGAAACCGGCCCCGTTCCAGTTGTGACGCCCCCGCAGATTCGTCTTCTGGAAAGTATGCAGTTGAATAGCTCTTTGTTGAATCGGCCGGTCAAGTATTCAATTTATCTGCCACCCGATTATTACGTATCGAATCGACGCTATCCAGTGGTGTACTTATTGCATGGCTATGGCGACAATGAAACCAGCTGGGTGCAGTTCGGAGAAGCCAATCGCATTGCTGACGAACTGATTCAGTCGGGCGAATTGCCCCCCATGATTATCGTCATGCCCGATGCAGGGGCGAGCTGGTATATCAATGATTACCAGAGCAAGGTACGTTACGAAGATATGTTCGTCCAAGAATTCATTGCCCATGTCGATTCGATGTACCGCACCCGGCCCCAGCGGGAATACCGGGCTTTGTCGGGTTTATCGATGGGTGGGTATGGCTCGCTTGTATTGGCCATGCATCATCCGGACCTGTTCAGTTCCTGTGCCGCTCTGAGTGCTGCTGTTCGTACCGACGAAACCTTTGCTGCCGTACCCGATGAGCGTTATAATACAGTCTACGGTCCCGTTTTCAGTGGTCCTGTAAAAGGAGAGAACCGGCTGACGCTCACCTGGAAACGTAACAGTCCGATCGTACTCGCCAGGTCGGCGCCCGAAAATGACCTGAAACGGGTTCGCTGGTACCTGGATTGTGGGGACGACGATGCGCTTTCCATGGGGAACGCGGTACTGCACCTGGCCTTCTTAGAGCGCAAAGTAGTTCATGAATACCGGGCTCGCGACGGTGCCCACACCTGGCCTTACTGGCGAAGCGGTTTGCCAGATGCACTGAAGTTCATTGGAGAAGGGTTTCGACGGTAA
- a CDS encoding sigma-54-dependent transcriptional regulator produces MAKLIIVDDEKSIRAALRDILEYEGYDVDEAKDGEEGLDMISRTTYDVALCDIKMPKMDGLELLLKANEMGTNAQFVMISAFGNVDNAVEATKRGAFDFITKPPDLNRLLITVRNAIEHAKLVQETKTLKKQIYKINEIVGESEPIRRVKDTINRVAPTEARVLITGANGAGKEMVAKQIHEKGNRANMPLVEVNCAAIPGELIESELFGHEKGAFTGASAKRTGKFEQADGGTLFLDEIGDMSLSAQAKVLRALQESKITRVGGDKEVKVNVRVIAATNKDLRQEIANGNFREDLFHRLSVIVIHVPPLAERRSDIILLANKFLHDIAREYGSPVKNLTQPAMAYLQSLPWTGNVRELRNVVERLVIMCGDDITLEDVKLYA; encoded by the coding sequence ATGGCCAAACTGATTATCGTGGATGATGAGAAAAGCATTCGGGCAGCTCTACGCGATATTTTAGAATACGAAGGCTACGATGTGGACGAAGCCAAAGACGGCGAAGAAGGGCTTGATATGATCTCCCGCACAACCTACGACGTAGCGTTATGCGACATCAAGATGCCCAAAATGGACGGTCTGGAACTGCTGCTCAAAGCAAATGAAATGGGCACCAACGCTCAGTTTGTCATGATTTCAGCGTTCGGTAACGTCGATAACGCCGTTGAAGCAACAAAACGGGGCGCCTTCGATTTTATCACCAAACCACCCGATCTGAACCGGCTGCTCATCACGGTTCGCAACGCCATTGAGCACGCCAAACTGGTTCAGGAAACCAAAACGCTCAAGAAACAGATCTATAAGATCAACGAAATCGTTGGCGAGTCAGAGCCGATCCGGCGCGTCAAGGACACCATCAATCGCGTAGCACCTACCGAAGCACGGGTCTTGATAACCGGCGCCAACGGAGCAGGTAAAGAGATGGTAGCTAAACAGATTCACGAAAAAGGCAACCGGGCCAATATGCCCCTGGTTGAAGTGAACTGCGCAGCAATACCTGGCGAACTCATTGAGAGTGAGCTATTTGGCCACGAGAAAGGTGCCTTTACGGGAGCTAGTGCGAAACGGACGGGCAAGTTCGAGCAGGCCGACGGTGGAACGCTGTTTCTCGATGAGATCGGAGACATGAGTCTGTCGGCACAGGCAAAAGTACTGCGTGCTCTGCAGGAAAGTAAGATTACCCGTGTTGGGGGCGATAAGGAGGTAAAAGTCAACGTACGGGTCATTGCGGCTACCAACAAAGACCTGCGTCAGGAGATCGCCAATGGTAATTTCCGTGAAGATTTATTCCACCGCCTAAGTGTCATTGTCATTCACGTACCGCCCCTGGCTGAACGCCGGTCGGACATTATCCTGCTGGCGAATAAATTTCTGCACGACATCGCACGGGAGTATGGCTCGCCGGTAAAAAATCTGACGCAACCCGCTATGGCCTACCTGCAGTCGCTGCCCTGGACCGGTAACGTCCGCGAGCTACGTAACGTAGTCGAGCGTCTGGTCATCATGTGCGGAGACGATATCACGCTGGAAGATGTCAAGCTATATGCATAA
- a CDS encoding acyl transferase translates to MSFLSTLPDDVFARRQSLREQILTVTDTTFDELTLAVFQYQAAYNPVYREYLRLLNSSPATVTEIRQIPFMPISFFKTHSILTGLQADKDMLDAPLTFASSGTTGQQTSRHLVVDPELYDAVSVRIFEETYGPLRDFHILALLPSYLERNNSSLVYMVQRFMAQINPDNTGGFYLNNYSELTTELRRLASQRSEESDWRKRVLLIGVTFGLLDWAEDTQEDLSFLKEFGSDLVVMETGGMKGRRKELLREEVHEILNRQLGIKTIHSEYGMTELLSQAYSMGSGVFRNSATLRVLLRDINDPFSMYDEGNERRSGGINVIDLANLDSCSFIETQDLGQYVETDGSFRVIGRFDNSDVRGCNLMIS, encoded by the coding sequence TTGTCTTTTTTATCAACGCTTCCGGACGACGTATTCGCCCGGCGGCAATCGCTCCGCGAACAGATTCTGACCGTTACCGACACTACGTTCGATGAACTGACGCTAGCGGTGTTTCAATACCAGGCTGCGTACAACCCTGTGTATCGCGAATATCTTCGTTTATTGAATAGCTCGCCCGCTACGGTGACAGAAATTCGTCAGATTCCGTTCATGCCCATCAGCTTTTTCAAGACCCATTCTATTCTGACAGGGTTGCAAGCCGATAAAGATATGTTGGATGCTCCGCTGACGTTTGCCAGTAGCGGGACAACCGGTCAGCAGACGAGTCGCCATCTGGTTGTCGATCCTGAGTTATATGATGCCGTCAGTGTCCGGATTTTCGAGGAGACGTATGGCCCCCTCCGCGATTTCCATATCCTGGCGTTGTTACCATCCTATCTTGAACGAAATAATTCGTCGCTGGTGTATATGGTTCAGCGATTTATGGCGCAGATAAATCCTGACAATACTGGTGGGTTCTATTTGAACAACTATTCTGAATTAACGACTGAATTGCGCCGGCTGGCAAGCCAGCGTAGCGAGGAGTCTGATTGGAGAAAGCGGGTCCTGCTGATTGGAGTAACATTTGGGCTGCTGGACTGGGCCGAGGATACTCAAGAAGATTTGTCGTTCCTGAAAGAGTTTGGTTCGGACCTGGTTGTTATGGAAACGGGGGGAATGAAAGGTCGTCGGAAAGAACTGCTTCGGGAAGAGGTACACGAAATCCTGAACCGGCAACTGGGGATAAAAACCATTCATTCTGAATACGGCATGACCGAGCTGCTCTCGCAGGCGTATTCGATGGGCAGCGGAGTTTTCCGCAACAGCGCTACGTTACGGGTGCTGTTGCGTGATATAAACGACCCTTTCTCGATGTATGACGAGGGAAATGAGCGTCGGTCGGGGGGAATTAATGTTATCGACCTGGCCAATCTGGATTCCTGCTCGTTCATCGAAACGCAGGATCTGGGGCAGTACGTCGAAACCGACGGTAGTTTCCGTGTTATCGGCCGCTTCGATAATTCCGACGTGCGAGGATGCAACCTGATGATTTCATAA
- a CDS encoding sensor histidine kinase, which yields MLKSFDIYSQNNILKIIVALNLLLVGTGSLLYTNRLIRQLEDREEHYVQLYAKTIAYLVDPAHSDAGDLTFVTSEILEANRSIPAIYVNPDGQVAQRRNIDTPEGLSEEEDNKFIRQKIAEMRKNHIPLPVDMGNGVRGLVYYNNSKLLRKLTYFPYVLLAILTALGVLAYLAFSSSRRAEQNRVWVGLAKETAHQLGTPMSSLMAWVEFFRSDPDQYDTSITDEIEKDVMRLETITARFSSIGSVPTLKEETINEVVKQFADYLSKRISTKVKMSVASQIPAGQQVRINKLLFEWVIENICKNAVDAMKGVGELRLNMLLLPNKQVAIDITDTGKGISKANMQKVFSPGFSTKTRGWGLGLTLAKRIVEEYHDGRLFVKSSEVGKGTTFRIVLDQA from the coding sequence ATGCTGAAGTCATTTGATATTTACAGCCAGAATAATATTCTCAAGATCATTGTGGCCCTCAACCTGCTGCTGGTCGGAACCGGATCGTTGCTATACACAAACCGCCTGATTCGGCAGTTGGAAGATCGGGAGGAGCACTATGTACAGTTGTACGCTAAAACCATTGCTTACTTGGTTGATCCGGCCCACTCCGACGCCGGTGATCTGACTTTTGTGACCAGCGAGATACTGGAAGCTAACCGGTCAATTCCAGCTATTTATGTAAATCCGGACGGGCAAGTGGCTCAACGTCGGAATATTGATACGCCGGAGGGACTCAGTGAGGAAGAAGATAACAAGTTTATCCGGCAGAAAATCGCTGAAATGCGTAAGAATCACATTCCATTGCCTGTTGATATGGGCAATGGTGTGCGGGGATTAGTCTACTATAATAATTCTAAGCTGCTACGTAAGTTAACTTATTTCCCTTACGTGCTCTTAGCCATTCTGACTGCACTGGGTGTGCTGGCTTACCTGGCGTTCAGTTCGTCGCGCCGGGCCGAGCAGAACCGGGTTTGGGTGGGACTGGCCAAAGAAACGGCTCACCAACTGGGAACACCCATGTCGTCGCTCATGGCCTGGGTGGAGTTCTTTCGGTCCGATCCCGACCAGTATGATACGTCTATTACGGACGAGATCGAAAAAGATGTCATGCGTCTGGAAACGATTACGGCCCGTTTCTCCAGCATCGGATCGGTGCCCACGCTGAAAGAGGAAACAATCAACGAAGTCGTTAAACAATTCGCCGACTACCTGTCGAAACGGATTTCGACGAAAGTAAAGATGAGCGTAGCCAGCCAGATTCCGGCTGGTCAGCAGGTGAGGATCAATAAACTGCTGTTCGAGTGGGTCATCGAAAATATCTGCAAAAACGCCGTCGATGCCATGAAAGGCGTGGGCGAACTGCGGCTGAATATGCTATTGTTACCAAACAAACAGGTGGCTATCGACATCACTGACACCGGGAAAGGGATTTCGAAAGCAAACATGCAGAAAGTTTTCTCGCCGGGGTTCAGTACTAAAACGCGGGGGTGGGGGCTGGGCCTGACACTGGCCAAACGAATTGTTGAAGAATACCACGACGGGCGGCTGTTTGTCAAAAGCTCCGAGGTGGGAAAAGGTACCACGTTCCGAATTGTGCTGGATCAGGCATAA
- the hemA gene encoding glutamyl-tRNA reductase: protein MLDTFKSISLSHKTAPLRVRELIALNEDEAKRLMLRLRDFFGLSDLLVVSTCNRTEVYYAFEQDLNTEITQLLLIEKGLTDTDQYVPYFQFFGTHDAAVRHLFEVCVGLHSQVVGDMQIPNQVKQAYQWSADLDMAGPFLHRLMHTIFFTNKRVAQETSFRDGAASVSYAAVELIDELVGNHHRPNVLIVGLGEIGADVCKNLAANAVSGQDLSNITLCNRTLAKSEAIATEHGFRVADFADLTNEIRRADVIISSVMRDEPLFTPASLSEINVLTYKYFIDLSVPRSVDATVEQIPGVLVYNIDHIRNRTDEALNQRLAAIPQVEAIIDQAVSEFGDWSKEMIVSPTINKLKNALEQIRRDEVARHMKHLTPNESEKIDKITRGIMQKIIKLPVLQLKAACKRGEAETLIDVLNDLFDLEKQPA, encoded by the coding sequence ATGTTAGATACGTTCAAATCGATTAGCCTATCCCATAAAACGGCACCTCTCCGTGTTCGGGAGCTAATTGCACTCAACGAAGACGAAGCTAAGCGGCTCATGCTGCGCCTGCGCGACTTTTTTGGGCTTTCGGACTTGCTGGTTGTTTCGACCTGTAACCGTACGGAGGTATATTATGCGTTTGAGCAGGATCTCAATACTGAGATTACTCAGCTCCTGCTTATCGAAAAAGGGCTGACGGATACTGACCAGTACGTACCCTATTTTCAGTTCTTCGGCACGCACGATGCGGCTGTACGGCATCTGTTTGAAGTGTGCGTTGGGTTGCATTCGCAGGTTGTAGGCGACATGCAGATCCCGAATCAGGTAAAGCAAGCCTATCAGTGGTCGGCCGATCTGGATATGGCGGGGCCATTCCTGCACCGGCTGATGCATACCATCTTCTTTACCAACAAGCGCGTTGCTCAGGAAACCTCATTCCGTGACGGAGCGGCCTCGGTTTCGTACGCAGCCGTTGAACTCATCGACGAGTTGGTTGGGAACCACCACCGCCCGAACGTGCTGATCGTTGGTCTGGGTGAGATTGGCGCTGATGTCTGCAAGAATCTGGCAGCAAATGCCGTTTCCGGTCAGGATTTGAGCAACATTACCCTTTGTAACCGCACGCTGGCAAAATCGGAAGCAATCGCAACTGAACACGGTTTTCGGGTGGCTGACTTTGCTGACCTTACGAACGAGATTCGCCGGGCCGATGTGATTATCTCGTCGGTAATGCGCGACGAGCCACTCTTTACGCCGGCTTCGCTCAGCGAGATCAACGTACTGACTTACAAATATTTCATTGACCTGTCGGTACCCCGTAGCGTTGATGCCACTGTCGAGCAGATTCCGGGCGTGCTGGTCTACAACATTGACCACATCCGCAACCGGACTGACGAAGCGCTGAACCAGCGGCTGGCCGCTATTCCGCAGGTGGAAGCAATCATCGATCAGGCGGTTAGTGAATTTGGTGACTGGTCGAAAGAGATGATTGTTTCGCCGACGATCAACAAACTGAAAAACGCGCTGGAGCAGATTCGTCGCGACGAAGTAGCCCGGCACATGAAGCACCTCACCCCCAACGAGTCGGAGAAAATCGACAAAATTACACGGGGTATTATGCAGAAAATCATCAAATTACCTGTACTGCAGCTCAAAGCAGCCTGCAAACGCGGAGAAGCCGAAACATTGATCGACGTATTAAACGATCTCTTTGACCTCGAAAAACAACCCGCCTGA
- a CDS encoding DUF4230 domain-containing protein: MSRLLSTLLRLFIVVLLVIGLIALWELVRGSDALSRFRRNDTTTQRIVLKEVTALGKLELVKYTFKDIVEHEQINTFLPNGNAILVVEGEATGCVDLTKIQPSDIVLENDSLTIRLPAPELCNWRINHDHSKVYDTRFTFLEESKLVDNAYQQAEKQIRQSALDGGILEQTRQNANRMLLPLLSQLSGKKVGLIFTR, encoded by the coding sequence ATGTCCAGATTGCTTAGTACCTTACTTCGGTTATTTATTGTTGTGCTGCTGGTGATTGGCCTGATTGCGCTTTGGGAACTGGTTCGCGGCAGCGACGCGTTGAGCCGTTTCCGGCGGAACGACACGACAACGCAGCGTATCGTCCTGAAAGAAGTGACGGCGCTGGGCAAACTGGAACTGGTCAAATATACGTTCAAAGATATCGTTGAACACGAACAGATTAACACCTTTCTGCCCAATGGCAATGCCATTCTGGTCGTTGAAGGAGAGGCCACTGGCTGCGTCGATCTGACGAAGATACAGCCCAGTGATATTGTACTTGAGAATGATTCGTTAACGATTCGGCTGCCAGCACCGGAACTATGCAACTGGCGTATCAACCACGATCATTCCAAAGTGTACGATACACGGTTTACCTTTCTGGAGGAATCTAAACTGGTGGACAACGCCTACCAGCAGGCCGAAAAACAGATCCGGCAATCGGCGCTTGATGGTGGAATCCTGGAGCAGACCCGGCAGAACGCTAACCGAATGCTACTCCCTTTGTTGAGCCAGTTGTCCGGTAAAAAAGTAGGTCTTATTTTCACGAGATAG
- a CDS encoding YqgE/AlgH family protein, giving the protein MNAKAPRITNGNLLIAEPFMGDNNFDRSVVLVCEHSDAGTFGLVLNQPTDIHLGDVIDEVQADLPLFIGGPVQQNTLHFIHRRPDLIDDSIRIAEGLYWSGNFEQIKRAVNLGTLTERDARFFIGYSGWSEGQLADELLKKSWIISQADASFLFDTPVDQFWRGVLKRMGGEYKSIAHYPVDPRLN; this is encoded by the coding sequence ATGAACGCAAAAGCTCCTCGCATCACAAATGGCAACCTGTTAATTGCTGAGCCATTCATGGGCGATAATAACTTCGACCGCAGCGTTGTGCTGGTCTGCGAACACAGCGACGCCGGTACGTTCGGGCTGGTTCTGAACCAGCCAACGGATATTCATCTGGGTGATGTAATCGACGAAGTTCAGGCTGACCTCCCGCTATTCATTGGCGGGCCGGTTCAGCAAAACACCCTGCATTTTATTCACCGTCGCCCCGACCTTATCGACGATTCCATCCGGATCGCAGAAGGCTTATACTGGAGCGGCAATTTCGAGCAGATTAAGCGCGCCGTCAATCTGGGAACGCTGACCGAGCGCGATGCCCGCTTTTTTATTGGCTACTCGGGCTGGAGCGAGGGTCAGCTAGCCGATGAATTACTGAAAAAATCGTGGATCATCAGCCAGGCCGATGCCAGTTTCCTGTTCGATACGCCCGTTGATCAGTTCTGGCGCGGGGTGCTCAAACGGATGGGTGGCGAATACAAATCCATTGCCCACTACCCCGTCGATCCCCGGCTCAACTAA
- a CDS encoding porin family protein: MHFFRLLLLSSLFTFPLLSSAQSDNPVGGHFGLKIGAALSQINITGVNANIPKRSLQPHIGAMYRYRYHKFVAQPELLLAMKGATFQTPIVGQTERTTTAINYYYVNVPLLLGYIPTEGLTLQAGPELGYALNAGKTNGPGNRYDVSLAVGAHYDFLDMLNKFSLHVRYVYGFANVSPVAQATYLNRQLQASIVYNLYPKKKK; encoded by the coding sequence ATGCATTTTTTTCGACTACTTCTTCTTTCTTCTCTTTTTACTTTCCCGCTTCTTTCCAGCGCTCAGAGTGACAATCCGGTCGGTGGTCATTTCGGTTTAAAAATTGGTGCAGCCCTCAGTCAGATTAATATTACAGGGGTTAATGCCAACATTCCCAAACGGAGTCTGCAACCGCACATTGGGGCTATGTATCGGTATAGATACCATAAATTTGTGGCGCAGCCCGAACTTCTGCTGGCCATGAAAGGCGCTACGTTTCAAACTCCCATTGTGGGTCAAACCGAGCGTACGACCACTGCCATCAACTACTATTACGTCAATGTCCCGCTGCTACTGGGGTACATTCCAACCGAGGGGTTGACCTTGCAGGCGGGCCCGGAACTTGGCTATGCTCTGAACGCCGGAAAGACCAACGGACCCGGCAACCGATACGATGTGAGCCTGGCCGTCGGTGCGCATTACGATTTTCTGGATATGCTGAACAAATTCAGTCTGCACGTACGGTATGTGTACGGATTTGCCAACGTATCGCCCGTGGCGCAGGCAACGTACCTGAACCGGCAGTTGCAGGCATCCATCGTGTACAACCTGTACCCGAAGAAAAAGAAGTAA
- a CDS encoding NADH-quinone oxidoreductase subunit A — MLSDFGVILLFILAAFAFLSLILFGAKLLRVDRPNVEKNSTYESGEEPIGNANIQFNIRFYVIALVFVLFDVELVFLFPWATVFGRADLIAETDGLWGWFALSEAFLFVGILALGLAYVWVKGYLDWVKPQPKTPTTDTRVPTTLYEQVNKKYERR; from the coding sequence ATGCTGTCTGACTTTGGCGTTATTCTGCTGTTTATTCTGGCGGCTTTTGCCTTCCTGAGCCTGATTCTGTTCGGCGCAAAACTGCTACGTGTGGATCGCCCAAACGTGGAGAAAAACAGTACGTATGAATCGGGCGAGGAACCGATTGGTAACGCCAACATTCAGTTCAACATCCGCTTCTACGTTATTGCGCTGGTTTTCGTGCTGTTCGATGTGGAGTTGGTATTTCTGTTCCCCTGGGCTACTGTATTCGGACGGGCTGACCTGATCGCTGAAACGGATGGGCTCTGGGGCTGGTTTGCCTTATCTGAAGCGTTTCTGTTTGTTGGTATTCTAGCGCTGGGTTTAGCCTACGTGTGGGTGAAAGGGTACCTGGACTGGGTGAAGCCGCAGCCAAAAACTCCGACTACAGATACGCGCGTTCCAACTACTCTCTACGAGCAAGTCAACAAAAAATACGAACGACGCTAG
- a CDS encoding NADH-quinone oxidoreductase subunit B, giving the protein MDKSGDAGIILMHSEELLNWSREKSLWPMTFGLACCAIEMMQSFASSYDLERFGIFPRPSPRQSDIMIVSGTVTYKMADRIRRLYEQMPEPRYVISMGSCSNCGGPYWQHGYHVVKGVDRIIPVDVYVPGCPPRPEALIDGFLKLQEKIRTEHPLLGAKDVVHSAE; this is encoded by the coding sequence ATGGATAAATCCGGCGACGCGGGCATCATTCTGATGCACTCCGAAGAACTTCTGAACTGGTCACGGGAAAAATCGCTGTGGCCCATGACGTTTGGCCTGGCCTGCTGCGCCATCGAAATGATGCAGTCGTTTGCGTCGTCTTATGATCTGGAGCGGTTTGGCATTTTCCCCCGGCCTTCCCCCCGCCAGTCGGATATTATGATCGTGTCGGGCACCGTTACCTACAAAATGGCCGATCGTATCCGGCGGCTGTATGAGCAGATGCCCGAGCCCCGCTACGTTATTTCGATGGGGTCCTGCTCAAACTGTGGCGGTCCCTACTGGCAGCACGGCTACCACGTCGTGAAAGGCGTTGACCGAATCATTCCGGTGGATGTGTACGTGCCGGGTTGCCCCCCCCGCCCTGAAGCGCTGATCGATGGTTTCCTGAAACTACAGGAAAAAATCAGAACTGAACATCCGCTCTTGGGAGCCAAAGATGTTGTACATTCGGCGGAATAA